In Primulina huaijiensis isolate GDHJ02 chromosome 16, ASM1229523v2, whole genome shotgun sequence, a single genomic region encodes these proteins:
- the LOC140961223 gene encoding probable methyltransferase PMT3: MTRGRSDEAQKKRLLISVCVVSVFLVFLYVYFGSKNAAESALEYGSRSLRKLGTSYLGGDEDSDLGGKQDESSIKFGLDDGEDGYTPKSFPVCDDRHSELIPCLDRNLIYQTRMKLDLSLMEHYERHCPLPERRYNCLIPPPAGYKVPIKWPKSRDEVWKANIPHTHLASEKSDQNWMIVKGDKIHFPGGGTHFHYGADKYIASMANMLNFSNDNLNNDGNLRTVFDVGCGVASFGGYLLSSDIIAMSLAPNDVHQNQIQFALERGIPASLGVLGTKRLPYPSRSFELAHCSRCRIDWLQRDGILLLELDRVLRPGGYFAYSSPEAYAQDEENLRIWKKMSALVERMCWRIAVKRNQTVIWQKPLTNDCYLGRQPGTQPPLCPSDNDPDAVWGVQMETCITTYSDLDHRTGGSGLAPWPARLTTPPPRLADFGYSNEMFEKDTEVWRQRVDSYWNLLSTKVSSDTVRNVMDMKANLGSFAAALKDKSVWVMNVVPEDGPKTLKIVYDRGLIGSVHNWCEAFSTYPRTYDLLHAWTVFSDIERKGCSGEDLLLEMDRILRPTGFVIIRDKQPVIEFVKKYLPALHWETIATTDPTSEPGQEVDEMVLIIQKKQWLTSESIRETE, translated from the exons ATGACGAGGGGGAGATCAGATGAGGCGCAGAAGAAGCGCTTGTTGATTTCTGTCTGTGTTGTTTCTGtatttcttgttttcttgtaTGTGTATTTTGGCTCAAAGAATGCGGCCGAATCTGCTTTGGAATATGGCAGCAGGTCTTTGAGAAAACTGGGGACATCTTATCTGGGTGGGGATGAAGATTCTGATCTTGGTGGAAAGCAAGATgaatcttcaataaaatttggGCTGGATGATGGAGAGGATGGTTATACTCCCAAAAGCTTCCCT GTGTGTGATGATCGGCATTCAGAGTTGATTCCCTGTCTGGACAGAAATCTTATATATCAGACGAGAATGAAGTTGGATTTATCTTTGATGGAGCATTATGAAAGACATTGCCCATTACCTGAAAGGCGCTATAATTGCTTAATCCCTCCTCCTGCAGGATATAAG gTCCCAATCAAGTGGCCAAAAAGTAGAGATGAAGTTTGGAAGGCAAACATTCCTCATACACACCTGGCAAGTGAGAAGTCCGATCAGAATTGGATGATTGTCAAAGGCGACAAAATTCATTTTCCTGGAGGCGGCACCCACTTCCACTATGGAGCAGATAAGTACATTGCTTCAATGGCAAAT ATGCTGAATTTCTCAAATGATAACTTGAACAACGATGGAAACTTGCGGACAGTTTTTGATGTTGGTTGTGGTGTTGCAAGCTTCGGCGGTTACCTTCTATCATCTGACATCATTGCAATGTCATTAGCACCAAATGACGTTCACCAAAATCAGATCCAATTTGCTTTGGAGAGAGGAATTCCTGCTTCTCTTGGTGTTCTTGGTACAAAGAGGCTTCCTTACCCGAGCAGGTCTTTTGAACTTGCTCACTGCTCTCGCTGTCGAATCGATTGGCTGCAGAGAGATGGTATCCTTCTTCTTGAGTTGGATAGGGTGCTTAGACCTGGAGGCTATTTTGCATACTCATCTCCAGAAGCTTATGCTCAGGATGAGGAAAACCTAAGAATATGGAAGAAGATGAGTGCACTTGTGGAACGCATGTGTTGGAGAATTGCTGTGAAGAGAAACCAAACTGTCATTTGGCAAAAGCCTTTGACAAATGACTGttatttggggagacaacctgGCACTCAGCCCCCACTTTGTCCATCAGATAATGATCCTGATGCTGTCTGGGGCGTACAAATGGAGACGTGCATTACCACTTACTCTGATC TTGATCACAGAACTGGCGGCAGTGGACTGGCACCCTGGCCTGCTCGATTGACTACTCCTCCTCCACGTCTAGCTGATTTTGGCTATTCAAATGAAATGTTTGAAAAAGACACG GAAGTTTGGAGGCAGAGGGTTGACAGTTACTGGAATCTTTTGAGCACAAAGGTTTCATCTGACACCGTGAGAAACGTGATGGATATGAAGGCAAATTTGGGCTCATTTGCTGCAGCCTTGAAGGATAAGAGTGTGTGGGTGAtgaatgttgttcctgaagatGGACCAAAAACACTCAAGATTGTTTATGATAGAGGCTTAATTGGTTCAGTTCACAACTG GTGTGAAGCCTTCTCAACATATCCTAGGACATATGATTTACTCCATGCTTGGACCGTGTTTTCGGACATTGAAAGGAAAGGTTGTAGTGGCGAAGATCTACTACTTGAGATGGACCGTATTCTCAGGCCTACAGGCTTTGTTATCATACGCGACAAACAACCTGTTATTGAGTTCGTGAAAAAGTATTTACCTGCATTGCACTGGGAAACCATCGCAACAACAGATCCCACTTCAGAACCTGGCCAGGAAGTAGATGAAATGGTTCTAATTATACAAAAGAAGCAGTGGTTGACAAGTGAAAGCATCAGGGAGACAGAGTAA